A region of the Nevskiales bacterium genome:
TGTTGGCCTCGCGGTTGAGCTCCTGCATGAGGAAATCCAGCCGCCGGCCGACGGCCTCCTTGCGCTTGAGGGTCTGCCGTACCTCGCTGATGTGGCTGTCCAGGCGCGAGAGTTCCTCGTCCACGTCCAGGCGCTGGGCCAGCAGGGCCAGTTCCTGTTCCAGCCGGCCGGGGTCGAATTCCGCGGCGCGGCCCAGGATTTCCGCCAGCCGCGCCTGCAGCTTGGTACGTGACTCCTCACGCACCGCCGGTAAGCGCGCGCGCACCCGGCCGACCAGCGCCGCCAGGCCGTCGAGGCGCTCGTTCATGAGCTGCGCCAGGCGCTCGCCCTCGCGCGCGCGCATCTCGGCCAGGCTCGCCAGCGTCTGGTCCAGCAGCTTCAGTGCCACCGGCGCCAGGGTTTCGATATCCAGCGCCTGCTCGCGCAGCACGCCGGGAAAACCCAGCACGCGCACCGGGTCAGGCGCCGTGGTTGGCCCGAAGGCGTCGCCGACGAGCTGCACCGCCGCCGCCAGTTCGCGCAGGCGGGCCGCATCGACCTCGATCCTGCCGGCCGCGCCGGCCTGCGTGCGCAGGCGCAGGTTGGCCTCGAGCTTGCCGCGGCCGACTTTCTCCGCCACCCGTGCGCGCACCTCGGGCTCGAGCTGGCGCAGCTCCTCCGGCAGGCGCAGGCTCAGGTCCAGGTAACGATGGTTGACGGAGCGCAGTTCCCAGGACAACTCGCCCCAGGGGCCTTGCGTGGTCTCGCGGGCGAAGCCCGTCATGCTGCGCAACATCGGGAATTCCGGCACGGGATCAGGCGCCCATTGTAGCGGCTCCGCCCGCAGCGGCGCTGTAGAATAGCCGCCCGATCCGGAGAACCCCCGCCCATGACCAGCTTCAAACGCCCCAGCGGCCGCGCGCCCGACGAGCTGCGCCCGGTCGTCATCGAGCGCGGCTTCACGCGGCACGCCGAAGGCTCGGTGCTGATCGCGTTCGGCGATACGCGCGTGCTGTGCACCGCCAGCGTGGAGGCGCGCGTGCCGGGCTGGCTGCGCGATTCGGACCAGGGCTGGGTCACGGCCGAGTACGGCATGCTGCCGCGCGCGACGCACACGCGTGGCGACCGCGAGGCCGCACGCGGCCGCCAGGGCGGGCGCACACTGGAGATCCAGCGCCTGATCGGCCGCTCGCTGCGCGCGGTGCTGGACCTCAAGGCCCTGGGACAGCACACGATCACCGTGGATTGCGACGTGCTGCAGGCCGACGGCGGCACGCGCACCGCCGCGATCACCGGCGGCTATGTGGCGCTGGTGGACGCCGTGCATTACCTGCGGCGCAAGAAGCTGGTGAAAAAGAATCCCCTGTACGGCCAGGTGGCGGCGGTGTCGGTCGGCATCTACAACGGCCGGCCGGTGCTGGACCTGGACTACGCCGAGGACAGCGAAGCCGAGACCGACATGAACGTGGTCATGAACGAGGCCGGCGGCTTCATCGAGGTACAGGGCACCGCCGAGGGCCACGCCTTCCGCCGCGCCGAGATGGACCAGATGCTGGACCTGGCCCAGGCCGGCATCCGCCAGCTGATGGCGCTGCAGCGCGAGGCGCTGGAAGCCTGATCATGTCCCGGCGCGTGGTGCTGGCCACCGGCAATGCCGGCAAGCTCAAGGAAATCCGCGAGATGCTCGCCGGACTCGACCTCGAGGTGATCTCCCAGCGCGAGCTGGGTATTGCCGATGCCGAGGAAACCGGCCTGTCCTTCGTCGAGAACGCCATCCTCAAGGCGCGCCACGCGGCGGCGGCCGCGGGCCTGCCGGCCATCGCGGACGATTCCGGCATCGAGGTGGATGCGCTGGACGGCGCACCGGGGGTGTACTCGGCGCGTTACGCAGGGCCGCAGGCCAGCGACGCGGACAACAACCGCAAGCTGCTGGAGGCCCTGCGCGGCCTGCCGCCTTCCAGGCGCACGGCGCGTTTCCAGTGCCTGATGGTGTACCTGCGCCACGCGCGGGATCCGGTGCCGCTCATCTGCCAGGGCACCTGGGAAGGCCGCATCCTGGAAGCGCCGCGCGGCAGCAACGGCTTTGGCTACGACCCGCTGTTCTTCGTGCCCTCCGAGCGCTGCAGCTCCGCCGAGCTGCCGCCGGAGCGCAAGAACCTGCTCAGCCACCGTGGCCAGGCGCTCAGGAAGCTGCTGAGGGCGTTAAGCGCAGATATCAGCCGGAACCCAGAACAGCCATTCTCCCTCAATCCCTGAACCCGTCTTCAAACGTCTGGACAACAAAAATCGTACCCAGTACCAGCACCGCCAGACCCACACCCCCCATGCCCGCCAGGGCGGTCTTGCCGGTGCTGAGTCGGGTAATTTCCAGGTCTTCGATATCGTCCATTCGAACCGCGGCATTCGTGCCTCTGATCTCGTCTTCGGTCACTGAAGTGACCTCAAAAACGTGCCTGCTGCCATCCTTGGTTGTGACAGTCACCGAATCACCCTCTGCCACTCTGGATTTAAGCATGTGGGGAGAAGGTCGCGTGAGCTGGGTTGTAGTGCTGCAACCCAGCATGCTGAGCGCAACAAAAGCGATTACCAGTGCTCTGAGTGTTGGCATCTCGATGCGCCCTGCTGGAAGTTCAAGCGCGTACCGGCTGTTGACATGCAAGCCCGTTCCGCCATTGCTGTTTCTCGATCGTGGCGAGAAATTCAGCGATGTCCCTGGCCGTCACATTGTCGTGCGGTTCCTGGCCGAAACGCAGGTACAATCGAGTGAGCACAAAACCCGCGAGAACTGCAACAGCGGATAGCGCCAGTCGTGGCGCGACATATCGAGGCGTGTGCATGGACTCCCTCCCTGGAGTTGTATGGATGCGACGATCCCTGTCACGCCCCGATTGTAGTCGTTGATTTCCGAATCCGTCAAAGCGATCGAGTGATCCCCCCTCTTTCCGACACGTGCATATGCAGACCTCGATCCCCCTGTCACTCTACGTGCACCTGCCCTGGTGCGTGCGCAAGTGCCCCTACTGCGATTTCAATTCGCATGAGGCCAAGGGCGCGGTGCCGGAAGAGGCCTATGTGGACGCGCTGCTCGCCGACCTCGACCAGGACCTGCCGCGGGTCGCCGGTCGTGAACTCGTCAGCATTTTTTTCGGTGGTGGCACACCGAGCCTGTTTGCGCCCGCGGCCATCGGCCGCGTCATCGCCGCCGCCCGCGCGCGCCTGCCCTGCGCGCCGGACCTGGAGATCACGCTGGAGGCCAATCCCGGCACGGTCGAGCAGGCGCGCTTCGAGGGCTACCGTGCTGTGGGGGTGAACCGCCTGTCGCTCGGCATCCAGAGCTTCGACGACCGGCACCTGCAAGCGCTGGGTCGCATCCACGGCGCCGCCGAGGCCCGACGCGCCGCGGCGGCGGCACGCGCGGCCGGCTTCGACAACTTCAATCTCGACCTCATGTACGCACTGCCACAGCAGACGGTGCAGGAAGCCCGCGCCGATCTCGAGCAGGCGATCGCGCTCGAGCCGGCGCATATCTCTTACTACCAGCTGACGCTCGAGCCCAACACGCTGTTCCACCAGCGCCCGCCGCCGCTGCCGGACGAGGAGGCTGCCTGGACGATGCAGGAGCAGGGCGAAGCACTGCTCGCCGCGGCAGGCTATGCGCAGTACGAGGTCTCGGCCTATGCCCGGCCGGGCCGGCAATGCCGGCACAACCGCAACTACTGGCAGTTCGGCGACTACCTGGGCATCGGCGCCGGCGCGCACGGCAAGCTCACCGGGGCGG
Encoded here:
- the hemW gene encoding radical SAM family heme chaperone HemW, with product MQTSIPLSLYVHLPWCVRKCPYCDFNSHEAKGAVPEEAYVDALLADLDQDLPRVAGRELVSIFFGGGTPSLFAPAAIGRVIAAARARLPCAPDLEITLEANPGTVEQARFEGYRAVGVNRLSLGIQSFDDRHLQALGRIHGAAEARRAAAAARAAGFDNFNLDLMYALPQQTVQEARADLEQAIALEPAHISYYQLTLEPNTLFHQRPPPLPDEEAAWTMQEQGEALLAAAGYAQYEVSAYARPGRQCRHNRNYWQFGDYLGIGAGAHGKLTGADGRIWRTAKQRHPRAFLDTAGTPAGLQRNEPVPAHDLPLEFLMNALRLNEGFAPADYPARTGLALDSLQPALDRALARGLVEQRDGRLLASALGRRHLDGLLALFLPEQPRSSPLARPAAVL
- a CDS encoding YicC/YloC family endoribonuclease; protein product: MLRSMTGFARETTQGPWGELSWELRSVNHRYLDLSLRLPEELRQLEPEVRARVAEKVGRGKLEANLRLRTQAGAAGRIEVDAARLRELAAAVQLVGDAFGPTTAPDPVRVLGFPGVLREQALDIETLAPVALKLLDQTLASLAEMRAREGERLAQLMNERLDGLAALVGRVRARLPAVREESRTKLQARLAEILGRAAEFDPGRLEQELALLAQRLDVDEELSRLDSHISEVRQTLKRKEAVGRRLDFLMQELNREAN
- the rdgB gene encoding RdgB/HAM1 family non-canonical purine NTP pyrophosphatase — protein: MSRRVVLATGNAGKLKEIREMLAGLDLEVISQRELGIADAEETGLSFVENAILKARHAAAAAGLPAIADDSGIEVDALDGAPGVYSARYAGPQASDADNNRKLLEALRGLPPSRRTARFQCLMVYLRHARDPVPLICQGTWEGRILEAPRGSNGFGYDPLFFVPSERCSSAELPPERKNLLSHRGQALRKLLRALSADISRNPEQPFSLNP
- the rph gene encoding ribonuclease PH — translated: MTSFKRPSGRAPDELRPVVIERGFTRHAEGSVLIAFGDTRVLCTASVEARVPGWLRDSDQGWVTAEYGMLPRATHTRGDREAARGRQGGRTLEIQRLIGRSLRAVLDLKALGQHTITVDCDVLQADGGTRTAAITGGYVALVDAVHYLRRKKLVKKNPLYGQVAAVSVGIYNGRPVLDLDYAEDSEAETDMNVVMNEAGGFIEVQGTAEGHAFRRAEMDQMLDLAQAGIRQLMALQREALEA